The Henckelia pumila isolate YLH828 chromosome 2, ASM3356847v2, whole genome shotgun sequence genome includes a window with the following:
- the LOC140882134 gene encoding lipid phosphate phosphatase 2-like, whose amino-acid sequence MFQGQRDEIAIECQHTIKSHGWELFKNHKHDWLTLILLAIIEITLYLMHPFYRFVGEGMMTDLRYPMKDDTVPVWAVPLYAVLLPFAIFLLYYIRRRDVYDLHHAILGILFAVLITGVLTDAIKNAVGRPRPDFFWRCFPDGNFKYDQWGDVVCHGKDSDLKEGHKSFPSGHTSWSFAGLGFLALYLSGKIKCFDRRGHVAKLCIVFLPILAACLVGISRVDDYKHHWQDVFAGGLLGLVVATFCYLQFFPPPYHTQGWSPYAYFRAVEESRANMRSAEPQAGQGISLQNVTLEGVTRQRSTIHRNSVYYNLDSTIDSMESGNR is encoded by the exons ATGTTTCAG GGTCAACGGGACGAGATTGCAATCGAGTGTCAACATACCATTAAGTCCCACGGGTGGGAACTCTTCAAGAATCACAAGCATGATTGGCTTACATTGATACTACTTGCAATAATAGAGATCACGCTATATCTAATGCACCCTTTCTATCGTTTTGTTGGAGAGGGCATGATGACTGATCTTAGGTATCCTATGAAAGACGACACAGTGCCAGTATGGGCAGTTCCT CTGTATGCAGTTTTGCTGCCTTTTGCTATTTTCCTTCTATATTATATTCGACGAAGGGACGTCTATGATCTGCACCATGCCATACTAG GAATCTTGTTCGCTGTTTTGATAACCGGGGTCCTCACAGATGCGATAAAAAATGCAGTTGGCAGGCCTCGTCCTGATTTTTTCTGGCGTTGCTTTCCTGACGGGAATTTT AAGTACGATCAATGGGGCGACGTCGTGTGCCATGGTAAAGACAGTGATTTAAAAGAAGGGCACAAGAGTTTTCCAAGTGGACATACTTCAT GGTCGTTTGCTGGCCTTGGTTTTCTAGCATTATACTTGTCGGGGAAAATCAAATGCTTTGATAGGAGAGGCCATGTCGCGAAACTATGCATCGTTTTCCTACCTATTCTAGCTGCATGCCTCGTTGGAATTTCGCGTGTGGACGACTATAAGCATCATTGGCAAGATGTGTTTGCCGGAGGTCTCCTTG GTCTTGTTGTGGCTACATTTTGCTACTTGCAGTTCTTCCCACCTCCATACCACACACAAG GATGGAGTCCATACGCATATTTCCGAGCGGTGGAGGAATCTCGCGCAAACATGAGATCGGCTGAGCCGCAGGCTGGACAAGGAATCAGCTTACAGAATGTAACCCTTGAAGGTGTGACTCGACAGCGGTCGACGATTCATCGGAACTCAGTGTATTACAATTTAGACTCAACTATCGATTCCATGGAGTCTGGGAATAGATAG